The nucleotide sequence TTACATGTTTATATGTATGGAAAAAATtcgttaaaaaaatgggtAAAAATAACAAGTTTCAATGACATAATAATTCAGGAAtatacttaaaaataaatataacacaaaattaaagtattataatagcaataaaaatatatacttatctATGTATGTACGACGcagatatataaatgtttaaGAACAtgtatattcttttatatagtcattttatatgttttaatagcatatttatttaacatttttatacatttttcccttatatttttgtacgTTTTTAtcgtataatatatattattattatcctTGGAGCTAGCCAATACAATTGAAAAGGTACTCCTCTCTTCTCTTCTTGCACGTTAAAATTTCTAAATTACACACCACTTAGAATGGCAAATGTATTGGATGTGGGAACATTTTGTGAAATGCTGGAAGGATCCCTAAGTACATCGAGGGGGAGGCGAATTCAATGtgaagaatatttaaagcAGGTTCCAAAAATAGTGGGATATATCAATACAACATTGAACATAGTAAAAAGTGTGAACACAATAGATGACAATATAAGAATTTCTGCTtcgatatttttaaaaaatagtataaaaaataattatgatagtttagaaaaagaagaaatatGTATACTTATAAAAGATATTTATGAAAGCTTATTATACTTAGAGATGAAAGATAAACAATTATATGTTCAATTATTTGagattatgaaaatattaatccATAGAAATTTCCCTGaagatttttttattttagaaaatatattaaatgatataaatcaAAGAAAGGATGTAAGAAAGTTATATGTTAGTTTATACTgcttaaaattaatatttaaaaaattaaaaattaaaaaaaaagagaattatgaattatacacagaaattttaaataaatatttctatcCATTAATAAACTGCCTATATGATTTAAGTTCGttagatataaataataatgatgtgAGTGAGATATTAAGtattatatgcaaaatttattactatGTTAATGAtagttttttaattaaagaGGTTATAATTTTAGAGTATATGGATAATTACTTTAGTTTATTTGAtcatatattaaagaatgaaataaatataccaaattatattaatgatgaaaattatcTAAAAACCTTACCACAATATAAATGCAAGAGAATCGTTTTAGACATTGTTACAAGATTATTATCGAGATATATCAATGCTAATTACAATAAGTTTAATAATGATTTAAGCGAAAAATTTTGtcaaaactttttaaataaatggtTATGCCCATTCTTTGAcgattttataataattttgcaAACTTAtgatagaaataaaaaaagctTAACTGACGAATGcttgatatatattatacaagGCTTATCATATGGTGTTGAAAACGcagttatatataaaaattatataaaaaataatatcgaATTTTtggttaaaaatattatattcccATTATTATGCTATAGTGATGAcgatatagaaaaaatactGTACGATGAATATGATTATacaatgaatatatttaacacCTATTCCGTTGAAGACAAAAAAGTTAGTGTCActtcttttataaaagatCTTACTAGGTATAGGGGTGTAAAACACACATCCGAACTTTTTATGCTTTGCGAAAATGTTATCAGTGCATATAACCAAAATTATGcttcaatatataatgatcTTAATACTGGTATAATCTCAACAGCCAATCCCCAAGGGGCAGATAACCCTATAGATACAGACAAACTTGAACAAGTTTTACGAAacaaattttgtaaatataaatatggtgCACTAAAAATACTAGAATGCTTATATAACAGATTATGTGACAAAAAACGAAATATGAACATAGaagaatttttaaaaacatatatagaaaatgatttaaatagccctaattatttattatgctACCAATCTATTGTAACATATTGCtcgtttataaaaaaaattgaacaGTTTAAAGATGTTAATGGGCTTTTACGTAATTATGAAATCATATTAAATCACATGAAAAGCTCAAGCTTGTTAATTCGTGTAGCTAGTGCAtcttatattaaaaaattctttaaaataaaaaattatgtattaaAAGAGGCTATTATAAAAACTATACCAATTTTAATCGAGCGATTATTGAATGTTATTAAGGAAGTTAAATGTGAATATATTGTTATGACATTAGATAATTTGgcttatacatataaagaTTATATAACTCCATATGTTAACGACGTTGTTATAGCACTATGCTCAAGTTTCGTTTTCCTAATAAATAAGAAAGAAGCAGATGAGGAAAATACTAAAGGAGGTAGAACTTCAAACTCATTTGAAAACAGTTTACGAAATGGCAATACTGGAAATACAATGAATAATACCTTAAcagatgataataattcattatttaaagatACAAAATTTAGTATAAATGGAGATGAAAagaaagataaaaaaaatgaaaatgaagaattaGATTTAAATTCCGTTATTTTATCTATTTTAACTGCTATTTTAAGCTTACTTGATTCCGTTAATGAAAGTAATAAAGCTCAAATTTATAGAAGCACTTTATCCTATTTATATGTCGTTGTTGATGAAACATTTAAATCACCATCTATTGATTACCTTGAGGAAGCATTATCACTTCTTACTAATATAACATACTATTTAGATATTGATGAACAAGTTTATATGCgctttgaaaaattatatgatatattttatttcaatacTGATGATAATTTGAAATTGCAAGAATTAAATATGATTAGAAATAATCCACAACTTGCTTTAAGCACAGATATgatattaaatgaaaaaaatacagatgcttatttttatgattttatttttgactTATCATTCTCTCTTGGAGTTTTTGACAACATTATTTCGAAAGCAACCCAATactttgttaatatatatagcgAAAGATACTGTATgaaatatacacatatgaTATATAGATTAGGTATATTTGCTTTACattcaaaaattattaaaagcaGTTGCaagttattttatattttatttgaagcTACAGTAAAAATACGAGGAATTGATGAATTGATAGAACCAATTTTAACAgctttttcattaaaattatttaaacatgATCAAGTTCaagcattattattaagtCAGAAAAAAGCAAAAGAATCACCATCAGGGGCAGATAATAATGGAGCTAATGATGGGGCTGATAGTTTATGCAGTGAATATGATGAAGATATATTAAGCAAAACGAGtattgaatatattaaaaaattattttattcaattataatttataattctgaaagtttctttattttttttaacaaaatgaataaaacaaattatatattactatttttatcaaatatgAGTGATgtcaaaataaattcaacAAGAAAAATGTATGTATTAGCTATGAGCGCAATACttgaaaatatacacaACCCCAATATAAGTATGCACATACCTGATGTTAACTCTTTTATAATGAACATTGCAAATGTTGCAAATGACTACCAtataaatagaaataataatgattcaTCAGAAAAATCAATAGATTCAAAATCTTCATCAGGTGATGAAAATAGTGAAATCGACATTGATGAAAATGAGGATGCTACTAATGATAAagcatttaaattaattaaaactATTGAAgctttagaaaaaaaaaatgatctTAAAATTAAACTTAAAGATCATGTTATAGATAATGTTGATGAATTGGCACAAATACAAGGAGATAGTCAAActcaaaataaattaggAAGAAATTTTAATCAAGCTGCTGATCaggaagaagaagaagatgaagatgatgatgatgacGACGATGACTATTATGATTATGACGATTGTTCAGATTATAGTAGCGATGAATATCGAAATGGCTTTTTTGATGATATTAATCCTTTTAAAACTTTATATGATGCAAcctttaatttatataaaaaatatgaaaatttatgtaaCCAAGAAATATtaggaaaaattaaatatctTGTTGATGCTGACTTAACTGCACAAATGCAGGAacaatcaaaataattaggTATgcgaaatattttaaacaattaatgtaattaaatttataacaaCACCTGCATgtgctatatatatgtatgtataaaaatttattttttaacaaatttaacGAAATAGTTGTGTGCACGTTTTTTGCTAGCTCATGCAGctacttaaaaaaacattttcctttatataatttaaaaagaaattcaAACAAATTATGCAATTAAATagataagaaaaaatatacacatatgtGCAGTATATTTTACTCGAAAAAATGCTGAATAagcaaattaataaataaatggaaactgtgtaaaaaaaaaacggcgaatacatatttatatgcttCGCCAATGCcatgcatttttataacttaTATTAAATCACAAAATGTTCAAACTCTTCACGAAATATCCAATTGAGTCGTGTAAAAGGCTATAGTAGGGCTCTAAAAAGGGGAAAAgcagaaaaattaatgtcACAAAATCGTGGTCTATATTCCTattcacatatataaatatatattatttaaatgtgAATAATCATATGTATACTTACTTATTGAGAATATCCATGTATAAGTGCTTTTTCTCGTCATCAATGTTTTGataggaaaatatattaatctAAGCGCGAAAAAATGTAGTATaaacatgtatatatattacgtATACATTTGTTATCCTTAGTATAAACACTAGGTTGTGCATAAAACcttatcatatatacataagtgtgtcgaaaaaattatataatatatatgcataccatttttttcctttgtTCGATATCTATATCGGATAAAGCAAAGGTGCTATCTACCATCTGGAGTTTAATGAAGTTGTACAATTTCTCTACACACAACTGCataattgaaaaaagaGGAAAAATGAATGCGGGTTTTGAAATTAagcatatattatgcaCACAAGTGGTTTTCCGTATTTTTcgtattttataaaattacgtcatatttaaaattttccatAAAGCTAATTGCCTTTTTGATAATGGATTTTTTCCTATTAAAAAACgaaagcaaaaaaatatagtgcGCATaacttcattttttaaat is from Plasmodium chabaudi chabaudi strain AS genome assembly, chromosome: 8 and encodes:
- a CDS encoding importin-7, putative — encoded protein: MANVLDVGTFCEMLEGSLSTSRGRRIQCEEYLKQVPKIVGYINTTLNIVKSVNTIDDNIRISASIFLKNSIKNNYDSLEKEEICILIKDIYESLLYLEMKDKQLYVQLFEIMKILIHRNFPEDFFILENILNDINQRKDVRKLYVSLYCLKLIFKKLKIKKKENYELYTEILNKYFYPLINCLYDLSSLDINNNDVSEILSIICKIYYYVNDSFLIKEVIILEYMDNYFSLFDHILKNEINIPNYINDENYLKTLPQYKCKRIVLDIVTRLLSRYINANYNKFNNDLSEKFCQNFLNKWLCPFFDDFIIILQTYDRNKKSLTDECLIYIIQGLSYGVENAVIYKNYIKNNIEFLVKNIIFPLLCYSDDDIEKILYDEYDYTMNIFNTYSVEDKKVSVTSFIKDLTRYRGVKHTSELFMLCENVISAYNQNYASIYNDLNTGIISTANPQGADNPIDTDKLEQVLRNKFCKYKYGALKILECLYNRLCDKKRNMNIEEFLKTYIENDLNSPNYLLCYQSIVTYCSFIKKIEQFKDVNGLLRNYEIILNHMKSSSLLIRVASASYIKKFFKIKNYVLKEAIIKTIPILIERLLNVIKEVKCEYIVMTLDNLAYTYKDYITPYVNDVVIALCSSFVFLINKKEADEENTKGGRTSNSFENSLRNGNTGNTMNNTLTDDNNSLFKDTKFSINGDEKKDKKNENEELDLNSVILSILTAILSLLDSVNESNKAQIYRSTLSYLYVVVDETFKSPSIDYLEEALSLLTNITYYLDIDEQVYMRFEKLYDIFYFNTDDNLKLQELNMIRNNPQLALSTDMILNEKNTDAYFYDFIFDLSFSLGVFDNIISKATQYFVNIYSERYCMKYTHMIYRLGIFALHSKIIKSSCKLFYILFEATVKIRGIDELIEPILTAFSLKLFKHDQVQALLLSQKKAKESPSGADNNGANDGADSLCSEYDEDILSKTSIEYIKKLFYSIIIYNSESFFIFFNKMNKTNYILLFLSNMSDVKINSTRKMYVLAMSAILENIHNPNISMHIPDVNSFIMNIANVANDYHINRNNNDSSEKSIDSKSSSGDENSEIDIDENEDATNDKAFKLIKTIEALEKKNDLKIKLKDHVIDNVDELAQIQGDSQTQNKLGRNFNQAADQEEEEDEDDDDDDDDYYDYDDCSDYSSDEYRNGFFDDINPFKTLYDATFNLYKKYENLCNQEILGKIKYLVDADLTAQMQEQSK